Proteins encoded within one genomic window of Pseudorasbora parva isolate DD20220531a chromosome 3, ASM2467924v1, whole genome shotgun sequence:
- the fxyd2 gene encoding sodium/potassium-transporting ATPase subunit gamma, translating into MGVENTEYSDADFTYDYELIRRGGLIFAAVLFCLGIAIIFSKKLNCGNKTSAK; encoded by the exons ATGGGAGTTG AAAATACGGAGTATTCGGATGCGGATTTCACCTATG ATTATGAGTTAATCAGAAGAGGTGGGCTGATCTTTGCAgctgttttgttctgtttgggCATTGCTATCATATTCA GCAAAAAACTCAACTGTGGAAACAAGACATCTGCTAA gTAA